From the genome of Pelobacter propionicus DSM 2379, one region includes:
- a CDS encoding AAA family ATPase codes for MTDQTTRRFSGASRYVLDEELAKIVNVSMALEMPLLLKGEPGTGKTMLAHAIAESLSMPLLILNVKSSMKLVEALYQYDTLTRLNDSRFGDSSREVANISEYIRMGKIGQAFVADQRVVLLIDEIDKADTDFQDDMLDVLDQMQFDIMEVDRTVKARCRPVVIITSNAKKDLSDPFLGRCNFHHIAFPDAEMMRRIVSIHFPDLSDDLARASISAFYRLRDIEGIEKKPATRELLNWLRALRADPDFRFEALADEALPYLGVLFKKSSDLERASSFTTA; via the coding sequence ATGACGGACCAGACCACCCGACGCTTCAGCGGCGCCAGCCGCTATGTCCTGGACGAGGAACTTGCCAAGATCGTCAACGTATCCATGGCGCTGGAGATGCCGCTTCTGCTCAAGGGGGAACCGGGCACCGGCAAGACCATGCTGGCCCATGCCATTGCCGAGAGCCTGAGCATGCCGCTTCTGATCCTCAACGTCAAATCCAGCATGAAACTGGTGGAGGCGCTCTACCAATACGATACCCTCACCCGCTTGAACGACAGCCGCTTCGGCGACTCGTCCCGCGAGGTGGCGAACATCTCCGAGTACATCCGCATGGGCAAGATCGGCCAGGCCTTTGTGGCCGACCAGCGGGTGGTGCTGTTGATCGACGAGATCGACAAGGCCGATACCGATTTCCAGGATGACATGCTGGATGTGCTGGACCAGATGCAGTTCGACATCATGGAGGTCGACCGCACCGTCAAGGCACGCTGCCGGCCGGTGGTGATCATCACCTCCAACGCCAAGAAGGACCTCTCCGACCCCTTTCTGGGGCGTTGCAACTTCCACCACATCGCCTTTCCCGATGCGGAGATGATGCGCAGGATCGTCAGCATCCACTTCCCCGACTTAAGCGACGACCTGGCCCGTGCCAGCATCAGCGCCTTCTACCGGCTCAGGGACATCGAGGGAATTGAGAAGAAGCCGGCCACCCGCGAGCTGCTCAACTGGCTGCGCGCCTTGCGGGCCGATCCCGACTTCCGTTTCGAGGCCCTGGCCGATGAGGCGCTCCCCTATCTGGGGGTTTTGTTCAAGAAGAGCAGCGACCTTGAGCGGGCTTCCTCGTTCACGACGGCGTAG
- a CDS encoding IS1182 family transposase, which yields MKSKFIEVDRETPYLLPPSLQDWLPEKHLARFVVEIVEQLDLRSLKATYAGRGSQPYNPEMLVALLFYGYATGVFSSRKLERSTYDSVAFRFIAANSHPDHDTIATFRRRFLPQLNKLFAQILLIAHQMEVLKLGNVSLDGSKIKANASKHKALSYEHACKLEEQIKAEVGELLKKAEAADRADIPDGMNIPEELERREKRLSAIAAAKVEIEKRAAERHAREQAAYEKKVAERAKKEQATGKKAKGKEPKPPKSGPTAKDQVNLTDEESRIMPTSGGGFEQTYNAQAGVDTASKLIVSAHVTQNPNDKQELTPTLENLAALPEKLGKATDLVADSGYFSETNVTACEENGITPYIAVDRQSHNVPLMERFAEPPPLPEDADSVARMKHRLKTPSGKAIYAQRKVTSEPVFGIIKAVMGFRSFLLRGFEAVKGEWNLVCMAYNIKRLHVLAG from the coding sequence ATGAAATCAAAGTTTATTGAAGTTGACCGGGAAACACCCTATCTGCTCCCGCCATCGCTGCAGGATTGGCTACCAGAAAAGCACTTGGCCCGGTTTGTGGTCGAAATTGTCGAACAGCTCGACCTGCGCTCTTTGAAAGCTACCTATGCCGGCCGAGGCTCGCAGCCCTATAACCCTGAGATGCTGGTAGCATTGTTGTTTTACGGTTATGCGACAGGCGTATTCTCCAGCCGGAAGCTTGAGCGCAGCACCTACGACTCCGTGGCATTCCGGTTCATAGCGGCAAACAGTCATCCTGACCACGATACCATTGCCACCTTCCGCCGGCGTTTTCTGCCGCAACTGAACAAGCTGTTTGCCCAGATTCTGCTGATCGCTCATCAGATGGAGGTGCTGAAACTGGGCAACGTTAGTTTGGATGGCAGCAAAATCAAGGCGAACGCCTCCAAGCACAAGGCGCTGAGCTATGAGCATGCCTGCAAGCTTGAAGAGCAGATCAAGGCTGAGGTTGGCGAACTGCTCAAAAAGGCCGAGGCAGCGGACCGTGCCGATATTCCGGACGGCATGAACATCCCCGAAGAACTGGAACGTCGGGAAAAGCGTCTTTCCGCCATTGCCGCAGCCAAGGTCGAGATCGAAAAACGAGCCGCTGAGCGCCATGCTCGTGAACAGGCCGCTTATGAGAAGAAAGTCGCCGAACGGGCCAAGAAGGAGCAGGCAACGGGCAAGAAGGCCAAGGGGAAAGAGCCGAAACCGCCCAAATCCGGCCCCACTGCCAAAGATCAGGTCAATCTGACCGATGAAGAGTCGCGGATCATGCCGACCTCCGGTGGCGGATTCGAGCAGACTTACAACGCCCAGGCCGGTGTGGATACAGCATCAAAGCTCATCGTTTCGGCCCATGTTACCCAGAATCCCAATGACAAACAGGAGCTGACACCGACCCTGGAGAACCTGGCGGCGCTGCCTGAGAAGCTTGGCAAGGCAACCGATCTGGTAGCTGACAGTGGCTACTTCAGCGAAACCAATGTAACTGCCTGTGAGGAGAACGGGATAACTCCCTACATTGCCGTAGACCGGCAGAGTCACAACGTGCCACTGATGGAGCGCTTTGCCGAACCGCCGCCGTTACCCGAAGATGCCGATTCCGTGGCCAGAATGAAGCATCGCCTGAAGACACCTTCCGGCAAGGCGATCTACGCCCAGCGAAAAGTCACCTCGGAACCGGTCTTCGGCATCATCAAGGCGGTCATGGGATTCAGAAGCTTTCTTCTTCGTGGCTTTGAAGCAGTAAAAGGCGAATGGAACCTCGTCTGCATGGCCTACAACATCAAACGGCTGCATGTCTTGGCCGGATAG
- a CDS encoding UbiD family decarboxylase, whose translation MGYRNLQQCVADLERRGMLVRIEAPLDPNLEIGAVQRRCYQRGGPALLFTNPVNCRFPLLGNLFGTLERTRFIFRDTLDDIRRLVELKVDPFSLLKHPLDLLKAPCAAWHLLPTFSSRAPVMECRTTLSRLPQLVSWPKDGGAFITLPQVYTENPSKPGFGSSNLGMYRVQISGNNYEPDRQVGLHYQIHRGIGGHHAEAIARGEPLKVNIFVGGPPAMTLAAVMPLPEGMPELSFAGLLGGQRIPMARMEGQLPVLAEADFCIRGLVHPDRTLPEGPFGDHLGYYSLAHEFPYVQVEEVLHRRDAIWPFTTVGRPPQEDTSFGAFIHELTGPLIPTVVAGVKEVHAVDAAGVHPLLLAIASERYVPYAPRRQPQELLTIANAILGQGQLSLAKYLFVAAQEDAPDLHTHDVASFLGHMLERADWRCHLHFQTATTIDTLDYSGSGLNQGSKLVIAVAGPQLRVLGQQVPAGLEFPAGFGGARVCLPGILAIQGPASRQGRGECDASIETFCNFYGERDRFDGFPLIVICDDCDFTADTLNNFLWVTFTRSNPETDLYGIRSLTRGRHWGCQGALVIDARIKPFHAPPLEDDPEVERRIDSLAVKGGPLEGLV comes from the coding sequence GTGGGGTATCGCAATCTTCAGCAGTGTGTGGCGGATCTGGAACGACGGGGGATGCTGGTGCGCATCGAGGCGCCACTGGATCCCAACCTGGAGATCGGCGCCGTGCAGCGGCGCTGCTACCAGCGGGGCGGTCCGGCACTGCTCTTCACCAATCCGGTCAACTGCCGCTTTCCGCTTCTGGGCAACCTGTTCGGCACCCTGGAGCGGACCCGCTTCATCTTCCGCGACACCCTGGACGACATCCGGCGCCTGGTGGAGCTGAAGGTCGATCCCTTTTCCCTCCTCAAACATCCCCTTGATCTGCTCAAGGCCCCCTGTGCTGCCTGGCATCTGCTCCCGACGTTTTCCTCCCGGGCGCCGGTGATGGAGTGCCGCACGACTCTCTCCCGCCTCCCCCAGTTGGTCTCCTGGCCTAAGGATGGCGGCGCCTTCATCACCCTGCCGCAGGTCTATACGGAAAACCCCTCGAAACCGGGTTTCGGGTCATCCAACCTGGGCATGTACCGGGTGCAGATCTCCGGCAACAACTACGAGCCGGACAGGCAGGTCGGCCTGCACTACCAGATCCACCGGGGCATCGGCGGCCACCACGCCGAAGCCATCGCCCGTGGCGAGCCGCTTAAGGTCAACATCTTCGTGGGCGGGCCGCCGGCAATGACCCTGGCCGCGGTGATGCCGCTCCCCGAGGGGATGCCGGAACTCTCCTTTGCCGGCCTGCTGGGGGGACAGCGCATTCCCATGGCCCGCATGGAGGGGCAGCTGCCGGTGCTGGCCGAGGCCGACTTCTGCATCCGCGGCTTGGTGCATCCGGACAGGACCCTCCCCGAAGGGCCCTTCGGCGACCATCTCGGTTACTACAGCTTGGCCCATGAGTTCCCCTATGTGCAGGTGGAGGAGGTCCTTCATCGTCGCGACGCCATCTGGCCCTTTACCACCGTGGGGCGACCTCCCCAGGAGGATACCAGCTTCGGCGCCTTTATCCACGAACTGACCGGGCCGCTGATTCCCACGGTGGTGGCGGGGGTGAAAGAGGTGCATGCCGTGGATGCGGCAGGCGTGCATCCGCTGCTCCTGGCCATTGCCAGCGAACGCTACGTCCCCTATGCGCCCCGACGCCAGCCCCAGGAGCTTCTGACCATTGCCAATGCCATCCTGGGGCAGGGGCAACTCTCCCTGGCCAAGTATCTCTTCGTGGCTGCCCAGGAGGATGCACCTGATCTGCACACCCACGATGTGGCTTCCTTTCTCGGCCATATGCTGGAACGGGCCGACTGGCGCTGCCATCTGCACTTCCAGACCGCCACGACCATCGATACCCTGGACTACAGCGGCTCCGGCCTGAACCAAGGCTCAAAGCTGGTGATCGCCGTTGCCGGCCCGCAACTGCGCGTGCTGGGACAGCAGGTTCCGGCCGGTCTGGAGTTCCCCGCCGGTTTCGGGGGAGCCCGGGTCTGCCTCCCCGGCATACTGGCCATCCAGGGGCCGGCGTCCCGGCAGGGGAGGGGGGAGTGCGACGCGTCGATCGAGACGTTCTGCAACTTCTACGGAGAGCGGGACCGCTTCGACGGCTTTCCGCTGATCGTGATCTGCGACGACTGTGACTTTACGGCTGACACGCTGAACAATTTCCTCTGGGTGACCTTCACCCGATCCAACCCGGAAACGGACCTGTACGGCATCCGCAGCCTGACCCGCGGACGTCACTGGGGGTGCCAGGGAGCGCTGGTGATCGACGCGCGCATCAAGCCGTTCCACGCCCCACCCCTGGAGGATGACCCCGAGGTGGAGCGCCGCATCGATAGCCTGGCGGTCAAGGGAGGTCCGCTGGAAGGGCTGGTATAG
- a CDS encoding vWA domain-containing protein, translating to MFVSFFFTLRERGIPVTPTAFLRLQKALGLGLITSLDDFYSVARSLLVKSERDFDIYDQVFAELFRGAESADEAQVMLDQAVRQLLEEWLKEPAELAKALGLTEQELASLSGEELKQYFLDRLKDQKGVHHGGSRWIGTGGVSPVGHGGSRPGGMRIGGVSRKSSALKTAMERRYRDYSQDAPLTRSQMGEALKRLRHLTPSGPRDQVNVDKSIYQTMRNAGEVEIVFDRRLKDKLNVLLLIDNGGWSMDPYVEIVQALFHYAEAQFRDLSIYYYHNTIMDRVWRDPQRRRQPERVESLLSRDPETRLIFVGDASMALEELTQIKGSISIETRQTRTSLTWLNMLATSFRHSVWLNPKCSSLWDYSTTIAMIGQIFPMFPLTLTGLEKAVAQLGRR from the coding sequence ATGTTTGTATCCTTCTTCTTTACGCTGCGGGAACGGGGCATCCCGGTGACCCCCACCGCCTTTCTCCGTCTGCAGAAGGCCCTGGGGCTGGGGCTGATCACCTCCCTGGACGATTTCTATTCCGTGGCCCGTTCCCTGCTGGTCAAGAGCGAGCGTGATTTTGACATCTATGATCAGGTCTTTGCCGAGCTGTTCCGCGGGGCCGAGAGCGCGGACGAGGCCCAAGTCATGCTGGATCAGGCGGTGCGCCAACTGCTGGAGGAGTGGCTGAAGGAACCGGCCGAACTGGCCAAGGCTCTTGGGTTGACCGAACAGGAACTGGCTTCCTTAAGCGGCGAGGAGCTGAAGCAGTATTTCCTCGACCGGCTCAAGGACCAGAAGGGGGTCCACCACGGCGGCTCGCGCTGGATCGGCACCGGCGGTGTCTCGCCGGTGGGCCATGGCGGCAGCCGCCCCGGCGGCATGCGCATCGGCGGTGTCTCGCGCAAGAGCTCGGCCTTAAAGACCGCCATGGAACGCCGCTACCGGGACTACTCCCAGGATGCTCCCCTGACCCGCTCCCAGATGGGCGAGGCCCTCAAACGCCTGCGCCACTTGACCCCTTCGGGCCCCCGGGATCAGGTCAACGTTGACAAGAGCATCTACCAGACCATGCGCAATGCCGGCGAAGTCGAGATCGTTTTCGACCGCCGGCTGAAGGACAAGCTCAACGTGCTGCTCTTGATCGACAACGGCGGCTGGTCCATGGACCCCTACGTGGAGATCGTTCAGGCGCTGTTTCACTATGCCGAGGCCCAGTTCCGGGATCTGTCCATCTACTACTACCACAATACCATCATGGATCGGGTCTGGCGCGACCCCCAGCGTCGCCGGCAACCGGAGCGGGTGGAGAGTCTGCTGAGCCGCGACCCGGAGACCCGCCTGATCTTCGTGGGCGATGCCAGCATGGCCCTGGAGGAGCTGACCCAGATCAAGGGGAGCATCAGCATCGAGACCAGGCAGACCCGGACCAGCCTCACCTGGCTGAACATGCTGGCCACAAGCTTCCGCCACAGCGTCTGGCTGAACCCCAAATGCAGCTCCCTGTGGGATTACAGCACGACCATCGCTATGATCGGCCAGATCTTTCCCATGTTCCCCCTGACCCTCACCGGCCTGGAAAAGGCCGTGGCACAACTCGGCAGGCGCTGA
- a CDS encoding lipoate--protein ligase family protein, with product MNSQRIWRLVQSEALPAAENMAIDEALLRCFDPLASLPTLRLYAWNPPALSLGRFQKAAQVLNLERCRTDGLTVVRRVTGGSAIYHASELTYSLICAPEQIPPACSIRDSFRVLTGFLLGFYARLGLRAGYARDLVEKDTRLGAHTAFCFSGRESFDILISGRKIGGNAQRRQRGLIFQHGSIPLSCHVETGLSYMADRSPSHARGAISLAQCGVHARPERLREELVAAFDDSFGVECREEPLSQQEQSWAKALIANKYSTDTWNLEGVEN from the coding sequence GTGAACAGTCAACGGATCTGGCGACTGGTGCAGAGCGAGGCACTGCCGGCAGCCGAAAACATGGCCATTGACGAAGCCCTGCTGCGCTGCTTCGATCCCTTAGCCTCCCTGCCGACCCTGCGCCTGTACGCATGGAACCCTCCGGCCCTGTCGCTGGGGCGATTCCAGAAGGCGGCCCAGGTGCTTAACCTGGAGCGCTGCCGCACCGATGGCCTGACAGTGGTCAGGCGTGTCACTGGTGGCAGCGCCATCTACCATGCCAGTGAGCTGACCTATTCCCTGATCTGCGCCCCGGAGCAGATCCCGCCGGCATGCTCCATCAGGGACTCCTTCCGGGTGCTGACCGGTTTCCTGCTCGGCTTCTACGCCAGGCTCGGCCTGCGTGCCGGCTACGCCCGGGACCTGGTGGAAAAAGATACGCGGCTTGGCGCGCATACCGCCTTCTGCTTCTCCGGAAGGGAGAGCTTCGACATCCTGATCAGCGGCCGCAAGATCGGCGGCAATGCCCAACGCCGGCAGCGGGGGCTCATCTTCCAGCACGGCTCCATCCCCCTGTCATGCCATGTGGAAACCGGCCTCTCCTACATGGCTGACCGCTCCCCGTCCCACGCCCGGGGAGCGATCAGCCTGGCCCAGTGCGGCGTCCATGCCAGGCCGGAGCGCCTACGGGAGGAACTGGTGGCCGCATTCGACGACAGTTTCGGCGTTGAGTGCCGTGAAGAACCTCTCTCACAACAGGAGCAGTCATGGGCCAAGGCGCTGATTGCAAACAAATATTCAACTGACACCTGGAATCTGGAGGGGGTGGAAAATTGA
- a CDS encoding glycogen/starch/alpha-glucan phosphorylase, with protein sequence MNAPDNSTQADAKPTPSDLQRSFLRHLKHTIVKDKYSATPADLYLALAYAVRDMLAERWLETQQAYYRNNAKRVYYISMEFLMGRTLGNSLINLGIMEEWEGALKQLGIDATDLQESEWDAGLGNGGLGRLAACFLDSLATMSLPAYGYGIRFEYGMFFQKIVDGGQYETPDNWLRYGNPWEFGRQEHLHKIRYHGRVTEYRDEEGMQRHDWVDTHDVMAMAYDVPVPGYGNETVNTLRLWSAKSTRDFELSFFNQGNYIGAVESKMRTENISKVLYPADHMAEGKELRLRQEYFLSSATVQDIFYRFSKKHGDVSILPTKVAIQLNDTHPTLAIPELVRILLDEKLLAWDDAWKISVETFAYTNHTVLPEALETWPVRILENILPRHLQIIYQINDHFLREVASRFPDDMERLRRMSIVAEEGEKHIRMAHLAIVGSHSVNGVSALHSQILKDDLFHDFYEMWPERFNNKTNGITQRRWLKHANRWLADLVSSRIGHGWITDLGELARLRELADDREFQQQWIEVKQANKRHLADLILRDTGVRVSADSLFDCQTKRIHEYKRQLLNVLHVITRYNRIKATPGCAITPRTVIFSGKAAPSYFMAKLIIQLITAVGAVVNNDPAIHGLLKVVFMPNYNVSLAECIFPAADLSEQISTAGTEASGTGNMKYALNGALTIGTLDGANIEIMEEVGRDNIFIFGLTSKQVTHLKRAGYHPRDHYLSDPELKQALDMIAGGTFSPDDPDRFRPISDNLLANDHYLLLADYASYITSQEQVDRLYQEPYEWARRSILNTAGMGKFSSDRTIAEYAREIWNIQPEIIRPTRRFNI encoded by the coding sequence ATGAACGCTCCCGACAACAGCACACAGGCCGACGCGAAGCCCACTCCAAGCGATCTGCAGCGCTCTTTCCTGCGCCACCTCAAGCACACCATCGTCAAGGACAAGTACTCCGCCACCCCGGCCGATCTGTACCTGGCGCTGGCCTATGCCGTACGCGACATGCTGGCGGAACGCTGGCTGGAGACCCAGCAGGCCTACTACAGGAACAACGCCAAACGGGTCTACTACATCTCCATGGAATTCCTGATGGGCAGGACCCTGGGCAACAGCCTGATCAACCTGGGAATCATGGAGGAATGGGAGGGCGCGCTCAAGCAGCTGGGAATCGATGCCACGGACCTGCAGGAGAGCGAGTGGGACGCCGGGCTCGGCAACGGCGGTCTGGGGCGGCTGGCTGCCTGCTTCCTGGACTCCCTGGCGACCATGTCGCTTCCCGCCTACGGCTACGGCATCCGCTTCGAGTACGGCATGTTCTTCCAGAAGATCGTCGACGGCGGGCAGTACGAAACGCCGGACAACTGGCTGCGCTACGGCAACCCCTGGGAGTTCGGACGCCAGGAACATCTCCACAAAATTCGCTACCACGGCCGGGTGACGGAATACCGGGACGAAGAGGGGATGCAGCGTCACGACTGGGTCGATACCCATGACGTCATGGCCATGGCCTACGATGTGCCGGTCCCCGGCTACGGCAATGAAACCGTCAACACCCTGCGGCTCTGGAGCGCCAAGTCCACCCGCGATTTCGAGCTCTCCTTCTTCAACCAGGGCAATTACATCGGCGCGGTGGAATCCAAGATGCGCACCGAGAACATCTCCAAGGTGCTCTACCCCGCCGACCACATGGCCGAGGGGAAGGAGTTGCGCCTGCGCCAGGAGTACTTCCTATCCTCGGCCACGGTGCAGGACATCTTCTACCGCTTTTCGAAGAAACACGGGGATGTTTCTATTTTACCGACGAAAGTAGCCATCCAGCTCAACGACACGCACCCGACCCTGGCCATCCCGGAGCTTGTGCGCATACTGCTGGACGAAAAGCTGCTGGCCTGGGACGACGCCTGGAAGATTTCCGTGGAGACATTCGCCTACACCAACCACACCGTCCTGCCGGAGGCACTGGAAACCTGGCCGGTGCGGATTCTGGAGAACATTCTGCCCCGCCACCTGCAGATCATCTACCAGATAAACGACCATTTCCTGAGGGAAGTGGCCAGCCGCTTTCCCGACGACATGGAGCGACTGCGACGCATGTCCATCGTCGCCGAAGAGGGGGAGAAGCATATCCGCATGGCCCACCTGGCCATCGTCGGCAGCCACTCCGTAAACGGTGTCTCGGCCCTGCACAGCCAGATCCTGAAGGACGACCTGTTCCACGACTTTTATGAGATGTGGCCGGAGCGGTTCAACAACAAGACCAACGGCATCACCCAGCGGCGCTGGCTGAAACATGCCAACCGTTGGCTGGCCGATCTGGTTTCGTCCCGCATCGGCCACGGCTGGATCACGGACCTGGGCGAACTGGCCAGACTGCGCGAACTGGCCGACGACCGGGAGTTCCAGCAGCAGTGGATCGAGGTCAAGCAGGCCAACAAACGCCATCTGGCCGACCTTATCCTCAGGGACACCGGCGTGCGGGTGTCTGCCGACTCCCTGTTCGACTGCCAGACCAAGCGCATCCACGAGTACAAGCGCCAGCTCCTGAACGTCCTGCACGTGATCACCCGCTACAACCGCATCAAGGCCACCCCCGGTTGCGCCATCACGCCACGCACGGTCATCTTCAGCGGCAAGGCCGCCCCCTCCTATTTCATGGCCAAGCTGATCATCCAGCTGATCACCGCCGTGGGAGCGGTCGTCAACAACGACCCGGCCATACACGGTCTGCTCAAGGTGGTGTTCATGCCCAACTACAACGTCTCCCTGGCCGAATGCATCTTCCCCGCCGCGGACCTGTCGGAACAGATATCCACCGCCGGAACAGAGGCATCCGGCACCGGCAACATGAAGTACGCCCTGAACGGCGCCCTGACCATCGGCACCCTGGACGGCGCCAACATCGAGATCATGGAGGAGGTGGGCAGGGACAACATCTTCATCTTCGGCCTGACCTCCAAACAGGTGACCCATCTGAAGCGGGCCGGCTACCACCCCCGCGACCACTACCTGTCCGACCCGGAGCTGAAACAGGCACTGGACATGATCGCGGGTGGCACATTCTCGCCCGACGACCCGGACCGTTTCCGCCCCATCAGCGACAACCTGCTGGCAAACGACCACTACCTGCTGCTGGCCGACTATGCCTCCTACATCACCAGCCAGGAGCAGGTGGACAGGCTGTACCAAGAGCCCTACGAATGGGCCCGCAGATCCATTCTCAACACCGCCGGCATGGGCAAGTTTTCCAGCGACCGCACCATCGCGGAGTACGCCCGGGAGATCTGGAACATCCAGCCGGAAATCATCCGCCCCACCCGGCGCTTCAACATCTAG
- a CDS encoding DUF342 domain-containing protein has product MESVPTNRSTTTQGGAGREFKKLGYTLYVWIAEDKLECRLSYVPNQQGTMMTAEELKGYLAQSGVREGIIPQAFDDFVTRAAAGQTLAMALIAEGTPPEAGEDGHIQYTARESVVVRSACDESVCVDMHNVQSFINVMPGDEIGRVIPPTSGRAGRSVTGQPIIQKPGKALKLKIGGNIRLLEDGSTMVAEAAGRVCCAGGEISVAEEFIVGGDVDFGIGSIVFNGYVEVRGDVLDGFSITAAKGLRVNGNIGACAIQSDGDIVFCGMDGQKKGTIVCGGSITANFIHETDVECSGDLNIEVELHNSQIRSLGRVVVKRGAIAGGSCTALGGIQTRKVGSGASVKTVLCAGADFRDCAEYERLLVELERNGVRTSQVRQTAEIDELRGERAVLMEKVRALRTRSHERANAKINVTDMLYDNSFLWLGLQVREKVDERQGPFSAIANSIEGGVRFVEMTSLDVGAADIEQAFVREHAMRSQVRGE; this is encoded by the coding sequence ATGGAGAGTGTCCCGACAAATCGGTCGACGACGACACAGGGGGGGGCAGGCAGGGAGTTCAAGAAGCTTGGCTACACCCTGTACGTCTGGATTGCCGAAGACAAGCTGGAGTGCCGCTTAAGCTACGTTCCGAATCAGCAGGGCACCATGATGACCGCAGAAGAGTTGAAGGGGTACCTGGCCCAGTCGGGAGTCAGGGAGGGAATCATCCCCCAGGCGTTCGACGATTTCGTCACCAGGGCGGCCGCTGGCCAGACGCTGGCCATGGCGCTCATCGCCGAAGGCACGCCCCCCGAGGCGGGGGAAGACGGGCATATCCAGTATACGGCACGGGAATCGGTGGTTGTTCGCAGCGCCTGCGACGAATCAGTCTGTGTGGATATGCACAATGTGCAGTCATTTATCAACGTCATGCCCGGTGACGAAATCGGTCGCGTCATCCCGCCCACGAGCGGACGAGCCGGCAGGAGCGTTACCGGTCAGCCCATCATCCAGAAGCCGGGCAAGGCGCTCAAGCTGAAGATCGGCGGCAACATCCGCCTGCTGGAGGACGGCTCAACCATGGTGGCCGAAGCCGCCGGCAGGGTCTGTTGCGCTGGCGGGGAGATCTCGGTTGCCGAGGAGTTCATCGTTGGCGGCGACGTGGATTTCGGCATCGGTTCCATCGTGTTCAACGGTTATGTGGAGGTGCGCGGGGATGTGCTGGACGGTTTCAGCATAACCGCCGCCAAGGGGCTGCGTGTCAACGGCAACATCGGCGCCTGCGCCATCCAGAGCGATGGCGATATCGTCTTCTGCGGCATGGACGGCCAGAAGAAGGGGACGATCGTCTGCGGCGGCTCCATCACCGCCAACTTCATCCATGAAACCGATGTGGAGTGCAGCGGCGACTTGAATATCGAAGTCGAACTGCACAACAGTCAAATCAGGTCCCTGGGCCGGGTTGTTGTCAAGCGTGGCGCCATTGCCGGGGGGAGTTGCACCGCCCTGGGGGGTATCCAGACCAGGAAGGTAGGTTCCGGCGCATCGGTGAAGACCGTGCTCTGTGCCGGCGCCGACTTCCGTGACTGTGCCGAGTACGAGCGGCTGCTGGTGGAACTGGAACGGAACGGTGTGCGCACGTCCCAGGTGCGCCAGACCGCAGAGATCGATGAATTGCGCGGGGAGAGGGCCGTGCTGATGGAGAAGGTCAGGGCCTTGCGTACTCGGTCACATGAACGGGCCAATGCGAAGATAAATGTAACCGACATGCTCTACGACAACAGCTTTCTCTGGCTGGGGTTGCAGGTCAGGGAAAAGGTCGACGAACGCCAGGGGCCCTTCAGCGCCATCGCGAACAGCATCGAAGGGGGGGTGCGTTTCGTGGAGATGACCAGTCTGGATGTCGGGGCTGCGGACATCGAGCAGGCTTTCGTCAGGGAACATGCCATGCGCAGCCAGGTGCGCGGGGAGTAG
- the lipA gene encoding lipoyl synthase, whose amino-acid sequence MKIERKPEWLQKRINPGGQIPMLRLLEELNLNTVCRQALCPNISECFARNQATFLILGKNCTRHCSFCNVDSCEPEEVDQEEPQRVAQAVARLGLSHVVITSPTRDDLDDGGASLFAQTVRAIRAVTPSTRIELLIPDFLGDIPSLDRVIASAPDILAHNLETVPRLYHIRAGADYNRSLELLRHCGETAPAIRLKSGIMLGLGEKEQEILELFRDLREVGCVYLSIGQYLAPSKRHHPVREYIHPDRFEYLREQALQMGFVHLESGPYVRSSYHAGSYS is encoded by the coding sequence TTGAAGATTGAGCGCAAGCCGGAGTGGCTGCAAAAGAGGATCAATCCCGGAGGCCAGATCCCCATGCTGCGCCTTCTGGAGGAGCTGAATCTGAACACGGTCTGCCGCCAGGCGCTCTGCCCCAACATCTCCGAGTGCTTCGCCCGCAACCAGGCGACCTTCCTGATTCTGGGCAAAAACTGCACCCGCCACTGCTCCTTTTGCAATGTGGACAGCTGCGAACCAGAGGAGGTCGACCAAGAGGAACCGCAACGCGTGGCCCAGGCGGTGGCCAGACTGGGGCTCTCCCACGTGGTCATCACCAGCCCGACCCGCGACGACCTTGATGACGGAGGTGCTAGCCTCTTTGCCCAGACCGTCAGGGCGATCCGCGCCGTCACGCCCTCTACGCGCATCGAACTGCTGATACCCGATTTCCTGGGAGACATCCCCAGCCTGGACAGGGTCATCGCCTCAGCACCGGACATCCTGGCCCACAACCTGGAAACAGTGCCACGGCTCTACCACATCCGCGCCGGCGCCGATTACAACCGCTCCCTGGAACTGCTGCGCCACTGCGGCGAAACAGCTCCGGCTATCCGGCTCAAGTCCGGGATCATGCTCGGCCTGGGTGAGAAGGAACAGGAAATTCTGGAGCTGTTTCGGGACCTGCGTGAGGTCGGCTGCGTGTACCTCAGCATCGGCCAGTACCTCGCCCCCAGCAAACGGCACCACCCGGTTCGGGAGTACATCCATCCCGACCGGTTCGAATATCTGCGTGAACAGGCTCTCCAGATGGGCTTTGTCCACCTGGAGAGCGGCCCCTACGTGCGCAGCTCCTACCACGCCGGTAGCTACAGCTGA